The following proteins are encoded in a genomic region of Actinomadura sp. NAK00032:
- a CDS encoding NAD(P)H-binding protein: protein MILVTGATGNVGRHLVAELLTAGAKVRALTREPATARLPSEAEVARTEDMPLDGIASLFLNPAVFWHGLDDLLPRAADHGVRRVVMLSSSAALDDDPSNDLAVHHLEIERAIEASGLEWTFLRPGEFASNALGWREEIRAGEPVREAYAAARFAPIHERDIAAVAAKALLTDALVGARPVLSGPEQLTQPEKVALIGAAIGRPVRFEEIGPEEARKEMLARPYMRESIVDVLLGRRASAVDDPTEISPEVERITGRPARTFAEWAADHADDFC from the coding sequence ATGATTCTCGTCACCGGAGCCACCGGAAACGTCGGACGGCACCTCGTCGCCGAACTGCTCACCGCCGGCGCGAAGGTCCGCGCGCTGACCCGCGAACCCGCGACCGCCCGGCTGCCCAGCGAAGCGGAGGTCGCCCGCACCGAAGACATGCCGCTGGACGGCATAGCGTCGCTCTTCCTCAACCCCGCCGTGTTCTGGCACGGCCTGGACGACCTGCTCCCCCGCGCCGCCGACCACGGCGTGCGGCGCGTCGTCATGCTGTCGTCCTCCGCCGCGCTGGACGACGATCCGTCGAACGACCTCGCGGTGCACCATCTGGAGATCGAGCGGGCGATCGAGGCGTCCGGCCTGGAGTGGACGTTCCTGCGCCCCGGCGAGTTCGCGTCCAACGCGCTCGGCTGGCGGGAGGAGATCCGCGCGGGCGAGCCCGTCCGCGAGGCGTACGCGGCGGCGCGCTTCGCCCCCATCCACGAACGCGACATCGCGGCCGTCGCCGCGAAGGCGCTGCTCACCGACGCCCTCGTCGGGGCCCGGCCGGTGCTGAGCGGGCCCGAGCAGCTCACGCAGCCGGAGAAGGTCGCGCTCATCGGCGCGGCGATCGGCCGTCCGGTGCGCTTCGAGGAGATCGGCCCGGAGGAGGCGCGCAAGGAGATGCTCGCGCGCCCCTACATGCGCGAGAGCATCGTGGACGTCCTGCTCGGGCGGCGCGCGAGCGCCGTCGACGATCCGACCGAGATCTCCCCCGAGGTCGAGCGCATCACCGGCCGCCCGGCCCGCACGTTCGCCGAGTGGGCCGCCGACCACGCCGACGACTTCTGCTGA
- a CDS encoding PadR family transcriptional regulator, with product MSLRHAMLGLIAEMDGASGYDLLRMFEISLGNVWPARQSQLYGELGKLTGAGLIEVAEEGPRGRKEYRITKAGRAELHDWIVDVPAKSSKRDDALLRVFFLGLVDPAEAQRYMRRHSEGLGDYLAELLDLEGRVEWDDDNLSVYGRLVIEYGKRFAAMRRDWFDWALQEIEALERRE from the coding sequence ATGAGTTTGCGACACGCGATGCTCGGGCTCATCGCCGAGATGGACGGTGCCAGCGGGTACGACCTGCTGCGGATGTTCGAGATCTCGCTCGGGAACGTCTGGCCGGCCCGGCAGAGCCAGCTCTACGGCGAACTCGGCAAGCTCACCGGGGCCGGGCTCATCGAGGTCGCCGAGGAGGGGCCGCGCGGGCGCAAGGAGTACCGGATCACCAAGGCGGGGCGGGCGGAGCTGCACGACTGGATCGTCGACGTGCCAGCCAAGTCCAGCAAGCGCGACGACGCGCTGCTGCGCGTCTTCTTCCTCGGGCTCGTCGATCCGGCGGAGGCGCAGCGGTACATGCGGCGGCACTCCGAGGGGCTGGGCGACTACCTGGCGGAACTGCTCGACCTGGAGGGCCGGGTGGAGTGGGACGACGACAACCTGTCCGTCTACGGGCGGCTGGTCATCGAGTACGGCAAGCGGTTCGCCGCGATGCGGCGCGACTGGTTCGACTGGGCCCTTCAGGAGATCGAGGCCCTGGAGAGGCGCGAGTAG